Proteins from a single region of Chromobacterium sp. ATCC 53434:
- a CDS encoding ABC transporter ATP-binding protein produces the protein MSNDNQTLLSVRELRVRFRQEDGGRFEALKGVSFDIPANRTVALVGESGSGKSVTSMAIMQLLPQQGCEIDAGSQLLFQGKDLLKQSPAELRRLRGKDIAMIFQEPMSSLNPVFTVGEQIVETLTLHAGLSRGAAWKRAVELLREVGLPEPEKRVKRYPHELSGGQQQRVMIAIAIACEPKLLIADEPTTALDVTIQKQILQLIADLQKKHGMSVLFITHDLGVVGEFADEVVVMRHGVIREQGTVEQIFENPQDAYTKALLSCRPNLDRRPERLAVIDDFLKPGGYVEPAERARGYAAGDEIVLDVQGLCKSFDIREGLFGKRQFHAVQDVSFKLARGKTLGIVGESGSGKTTVGLTLVRLHQATAGRALFHGQDLIGMSAKAFHAYKKRIQIIFQNPYASLNPRFTVEQILTEPMLLHGIGQDAGQRRRLAQDLLDKVGLPAGALAKYPHEFSGGQRQRIAIARCLTLKPEVLICDESVSALDVSVQAQVLNLLQDLQDEYKLSYLFISHDLAVVKHISDQVLVMNQGRVVEQADADVIYREPQDGYTKKLLGAIPQGWSAALAPA, from the coding sequence ATGAGCAATGACAATCAAACCTTGCTGTCGGTCCGCGAGCTCCGGGTGCGTTTCCGCCAGGAGGACGGCGGCCGCTTCGAGGCGCTGAAGGGCGTCAGCTTCGACATTCCAGCCAACCGCACGGTGGCGCTGGTCGGCGAATCGGGTTCGGGCAAGTCGGTGACGTCGATGGCCATCATGCAGCTGCTGCCGCAGCAGGGCTGCGAGATCGACGCCGGCAGCCAGCTGCTGTTCCAGGGCAAGGACTTGCTGAAACAGAGTCCGGCCGAGCTGCGCCGGCTGCGCGGCAAGGACATCGCGATGATTTTCCAGGAGCCGATGAGCTCCTTGAACCCGGTGTTCACCGTCGGCGAGCAGATCGTCGAGACGCTGACGCTGCACGCCGGCCTGAGCCGCGGCGCGGCGTGGAAGCGGGCGGTGGAGCTGCTGCGCGAAGTGGGGCTGCCGGAGCCGGAGAAGCGGGTGAAGCGCTACCCGCACGAGTTGTCCGGCGGCCAGCAGCAGCGGGTGATGATCGCGATCGCGATCGCCTGCGAGCCCAAGCTGTTGATCGCCGACGAGCCGACGACGGCGCTGGACGTGACGATACAGAAGCAGATCCTGCAGCTGATCGCCGATCTGCAGAAGAAACACGGCATGTCGGTGCTGTTCATCACCCACGATCTGGGCGTGGTCGGCGAGTTCGCCGACGAGGTGGTGGTGATGCGGCACGGCGTGATCCGCGAGCAGGGCACGGTGGAGCAGATCTTCGAGAACCCGCAGGACGCCTACACCAAGGCGCTGCTGTCGTGCCGTCCGAACCTGGACCGCCGGCCGGAGCGGCTGGCGGTGATAGACGACTTCCTGAAGCCGGGCGGCTATGTGGAGCCGGCGGAGCGCGCGCGCGGCTACGCGGCCGGCGACGAGATCGTGCTGGACGTGCAGGGCCTGTGCAAGAGCTTCGACATCCGCGAGGGCCTGTTCGGCAAGCGGCAGTTCCACGCGGTGCAGGACGTGTCGTTCAAGCTGGCGCGGGGCAAGACGCTGGGCATCGTCGGCGAGTCCGGTTCGGGCAAGACGACGGTGGGGCTGACGCTGGTGCGGCTGCACCAAGCGACGGCGGGCCGTGCGCTGTTCCACGGCCAGGACCTGATCGGCATGAGCGCCAAGGCGTTTCACGCGTACAAGAAGCGCATCCAGATCATCTTCCAGAACCCGTATGCGTCGTTGAATCCGCGCTTCACGGTGGAGCAGATCCTGACCGAGCCGATGCTGTTGCACGGCATCGGCCAGGATGCGGGTCAACGGCGCCGTCTGGCGCAGGACCTGCTGGACAAGGTGGGCCTGCCGGCGGGCGCCTTGGCGAAGTATCCGCACGAGTTCTCGGGCGGGCAGCGTCAGCGCATCGCGATCGCGCGCTGCCTGACCTTGAAGCCGGAGGTGTTGATCTGCGACGAGTCGGTGTCGGCGCTGGACGTGTCGGTGCAGGCGCAGGTGTTGAACCTGCTGCAGGACCTGCAGGACGAGTACAAGCTGTCGTATCTGTTCATTTCGCACGATCTGGCGGTGGTGAAGCACATCTCGGACCAGGTGCTGGTGATGAACCAGGGCAGGGTGGTGGAGCAGGCGGACGCGGACGTGATCTATCGGGAGCCGCAGGACGGCTACACGAAGAAGCTGCTGGGCGCGATTCCGCAGGGCTGGAGCGCGGCGCTGGCGCCGGCCTAG
- a CDS encoding polyprenyl synthetase family protein, translated as MANETFTGWMSAIQQYMEQSLEKLLPAADCAPQRLHQAMRYATLEGGKRVRPLLVFAAGEVVGAERDNLARIGAALEMIHAYSLVHDDMPCMDDDVLRRGKPTCHVAYDDATALLVGDALQSRAFELVSQPLPGIAPASQLEMTRTLAHAAGHAGMAGGQAIDLASVGLPLTLPELEFMHMLKTGALIRASVLMGAMAGHELSDEEKEALDAFAKRIGLAFQVVDDILDCEADTATLGKTAGKDAAHDKPTYVSLLGLAEAKRMAKDLHDQAFAALEGFGPRAERLKQLADYIVARSF; from the coding sequence ATGGCCAATGAAACCTTCACCGGCTGGATGAGCGCCATCCAGCAATACATGGAGCAGTCGCTGGAGAAGCTGCTGCCGGCCGCCGACTGCGCGCCGCAACGGCTGCACCAGGCGATGCGCTATGCGACGCTGGAAGGCGGCAAGCGCGTGCGTCCGCTGCTGGTCTTCGCCGCCGGCGAAGTGGTCGGCGCCGAGCGCGACAATCTGGCCCGCATCGGCGCGGCGCTGGAGATGATCCACGCCTACTCGCTGGTGCACGACGACATGCCGTGCATGGACGATGACGTGCTGCGCCGCGGCAAGCCCACCTGCCACGTCGCCTACGACGACGCCACCGCGCTCCTGGTCGGCGACGCGCTGCAGAGCCGCGCCTTCGAACTGGTCTCCCAGCCGCTGCCGGGCATCGCCCCGGCCAGCCAGCTGGAAATGACGCGCACGCTGGCGCACGCCGCCGGCCACGCCGGCATGGCCGGCGGCCAGGCGATAGACCTGGCCAGCGTCGGCCTGCCGCTGACGCTGCCGGAACTGGAATTCATGCACATGCTGAAGACCGGCGCGCTGATACGCGCGTCGGTGCTGATGGGCGCGATGGCCGGCCACGAGCTGTCCGACGAGGAGAAGGAAGCGCTGGACGCCTTCGCCAAGCGCATCGGCCTGGCCTTCCAGGTGGTGGACGACATCCTGGACTGCGAGGCCGACACCGCCACGCTGGGCAAGACCGCCGGCAAGGACGCCGCCCACGACAAGCCCACCTACGTCAGCCTGCTGGGCCTCGCCGAGGCCAAGCGGATGGCGAAAGATTTGCACGACCAGGCTTTCGCCGCGCTCGAGGGCTTCGGCCCGCGGGCCGAACGCCTGAAACAACTGGCCGACTACATCGTCGCCCGCTCGTTTTGA
- a CDS encoding ABC transporter permease, protein MTTLQNTAGGAPAAPSRSLWALGWQRLKRDRVGFVSLWVVLAFMALALASWLGLIGRGWNDEIAVSYAPPTSLFQAQKAAAVAHPRKPAAEPAAEGLLPSEDPIWAETQKARQNRGQYVLPEAKKAESLTFGADQRGRDILDKVIKGTSTSLFVGFFGSMLAIVIGTALGACAGFFGRKTDDFLMWFYSVFTAMPDMLLLLAFAAVAGRGLGTVILVLSLTTWTGVFRLVRAEFIKLRSREFVQAADAIGASSARRMFVHILPNISHLLLVQFSLLMVGLIKYEVILSFLGFGVDVRQVSWGSMLAEVPEELMQGYWWQLAMVVVFMSLLVTAFSMLTDALRDALDPKVK, encoded by the coding sequence ATGACGACATTGCAGAATACCGCCGGCGGCGCGCCGGCGGCGCCGTCCCGCAGCCTGTGGGCGCTCGGATGGCAAAGACTGAAGCGCGACCGCGTCGGCTTCGTTTCGCTGTGGGTGGTGCTGGCCTTTATGGCGCTGGCGCTGGCCAGCTGGCTGGGCCTGATCGGCCGCGGCTGGAACGACGAGATCGCCGTGTCCTACGCGCCGCCGACTTCGCTGTTCCAGGCGCAGAAGGCGGCCGCGGTGGCGCATCCGCGCAAGCCGGCCGCCGAGCCGGCGGCCGAGGGCCTGCTGCCGTCGGAAGATCCGATCTGGGCGGAAACCCAGAAGGCGCGCCAGAACCGCGGCCAGTACGTGCTGCCGGAGGCGAAGAAGGCGGAGTCGCTGACCTTCGGCGCCGACCAGCGCGGCCGCGACATACTGGACAAGGTGATCAAGGGCACGTCCACCTCGCTGTTCGTCGGCTTCTTCGGCTCGATGCTGGCCATCGTGATCGGCACCGCGCTGGGTGCCTGCGCCGGCTTCTTCGGCCGCAAGACCGACGACTTCCTGATGTGGTTCTACAGCGTGTTCACCGCGATGCCCGACATGCTGCTGCTGCTGGCCTTCGCCGCGGTGGCCGGCCGCGGGCTGGGCACGGTGATCCTGGTGTTGTCGCTGACCACCTGGACCGGCGTGTTCCGCCTGGTGCGCGCCGAGTTCATCAAGCTGCGCTCGCGCGAGTTCGTGCAGGCGGCCGACGCCATCGGCGCCAGCAGCGCGCGGCGGATGTTCGTCCACATCCTGCCCAATATCTCCCACTTGCTCTTGGTGCAGTTTTCCTTGCTGATGGTGGGCCTGATCAAGTACGAGGTGATCCTGTCCTTCCTCGGCTTCGGCGTCGACGTGCGCCAGGTCAGCTGGGGCTCGATGCTGGCCGAGGTGCCGGAGGAGCTGATGCAGGGCTACTGGTGGCAGCTGGCGATGGTGGTGGTGTTCATGTCGCTGCTGGTGACCGCATTCAGCATGTTGACCGATGCGCTGCGCGACGCGCTGGACCCGAAGGTAAAGTGA
- a CDS encoding exodeoxyribonuclease VII small subunit, which yields MAKAAKAPASFESALAQLEDIIQAMDSGDMPLETALASYKQGTELIKFCQGKLADAEQQLKILENNELKALDLPNGQ from the coding sequence ATGGCAAAAGCCGCCAAAGCCCCGGCCAGTTTCGAGAGCGCGCTGGCCCAGCTGGAGGACATCATCCAGGCGATGGACAGCGGCGACATGCCGCTGGAAACCGCCCTCGCTTCATACAAGCAGGGCACCGAATTGATCAAGTTCTGCCAGGGCAAGCTGGCCGACGCGGAACAGCAGCTGAAAATCCTGGAAAACAACGAATTGAAGGCGCTGGATCTGCCCAATGGCCAATGA
- a CDS encoding DUF2165 family protein, whose amino-acid sequence MTKERVNIHLRIQYLCKGALALSIGLFGLLVASGNIVDYDSNWQFVRHVLAMDTMEPWFQGAALKQRAVHDPLWQRAGYFAIVTGEMVFGLLCTAGGVGMLLSAAGNGCLRWSKSVFNLGAMLAILVWYFGFAVVGGEYFAMWANQWNGQMKAYAFISFIVISLIYIRQQEQAD is encoded by the coding sequence CTGTGCAAGGGCGCGCTGGCCTTGTCCATCGGCCTGTTCGGCCTGCTGGTGGCCTCGGGCAATATCGTCGATTACGATTCGAACTGGCAGTTCGTCCGCCATGTGCTGGCGATGGACACGATGGAGCCGTGGTTCCAGGGCGCGGCGCTGAAGCAGCGCGCGGTGCACGACCCGCTGTGGCAGCGCGCCGGCTATTTCGCCATCGTCACCGGCGAGATGGTGTTCGGCCTGCTGTGCACCGCCGGCGGCGTCGGCATGCTGCTGTCGGCGGCCGGCAACGGCTGCCTGCGCTGGAGCAAGAGCGTGTTCAACCTCGGCGCGATGCTGGCCATCCTGGTGTGGTACTTCGGTTTCGCGGTGGTCGGCGGCGAGTATTTCGCGATGTGGGCCAATCAGTGGAACGGCCAGATGAAGGCCTATGCCTTCATCAGCTTCATCGTGATCAGCCTGATCTACATCCGCCAGCAGGAGCAGGCGGACTAA
- the dxs gene encoding 1-deoxy-D-xylulose-5-phosphate synthase → MYPLLETINSPADLRLLPRNQLSQLARELREFLVESVSKTGGHFASNLGSIELTIALHYVFDTPNDRLVWDVGHQTYPHKILTGRREQMGTMRQHGGLAGFPKRDESEYDTFGVGHSSTSIGAALGMAVAAKTLGIDRKSVAIIGDGAMTAGQAFEALNNAGAMDTDLLVVLNDNDMSISPNVGALNNYLAKLMSGRFYAAMREGSSKVLGIAPPLKEIASKMEEHVKGFFTPGTLFEEFGFNYIGPIDGHDVDVLVDTLKNIRSLKGPQFLHIVTKKGQGYKLAENDPVKYHGVTKFDPANGLAGGKGGAGKPQYTQVFGDWLCDMAKLDGRLVGITPAMREGSGMVRFEKEHPDRYYDVAIAEQHAVTFAGGMACDGIKPVVAIYSTFLQRGYDQLIHDVALQNLPVMFAIDRAGLVGADGPTHAGAFDLSYLRCIPNMMVAAPSDENECRQLLYTAFQHDGPSAVRYPRGTGPGAPIEQQMTALPIGKGVLRRQGGTIAILAFGSMVHPALAAAERLDASVADMRFVKPLDVELLRRLAESHELIVTVEENVVMGGAGSACVEALQAMRLATPVLQLGLPDDYVEHGDPALLLSLCGLDAAGIEKSIRERLA, encoded by the coding sequence ATGTATCCGCTGCTAGAAACGATCAATAGCCCGGCCGATCTGCGGCTGCTGCCGCGCAACCAGCTGTCGCAGCTGGCGCGCGAGCTGCGCGAATTCCTGGTGGAGTCGGTCAGCAAGACCGGCGGCCACTTCGCCTCCAACCTGGGCAGCATCGAGCTGACCATCGCCCTGCATTACGTGTTCGACACGCCCAACGACCGCCTGGTCTGGGACGTCGGTCATCAGACTTATCCGCACAAGATACTGACCGGCCGCCGCGAACAGATGGGCACGATGCGCCAGCACGGCGGTCTCGCCGGCTTCCCGAAGCGCGACGAGTCCGAATACGACACCTTCGGCGTCGGCCACTCGTCGACCTCGATAGGCGCCGCGCTGGGCATGGCGGTCGCCGCCAAGACGCTGGGCATCGACCGCAAGAGCGTCGCCATCATAGGCGACGGCGCGATGACCGCCGGCCAGGCCTTCGAGGCGCTGAACAACGCCGGCGCGATGGACACCGACCTCTTGGTGGTGCTGAACGACAACGACATGTCGATCTCGCCGAACGTCGGCGCGCTGAACAACTATCTGGCCAAGCTGATGTCGGGCCGCTTCTACGCCGCGATGCGCGAAGGCTCCAGCAAGGTGCTGGGCATCGCCCCGCCGCTGAAGGAGATTGCCAGCAAGATGGAGGAGCACGTCAAGGGCTTCTTCACGCCGGGCACGCTGTTCGAGGAGTTCGGCTTCAACTACATCGGCCCGATCGACGGCCACGACGTCGACGTGCTGGTGGACACGCTGAAGAACATCCGCAGCCTGAAGGGGCCGCAGTTCCTGCACATCGTCACCAAGAAGGGCCAGGGCTACAAGCTGGCCGAGAACGATCCGGTCAAGTACCACGGCGTCACCAAGTTCGACCCGGCCAACGGCCTGGCCGGCGGCAAGGGCGGCGCCGGCAAGCCGCAGTACACCCAGGTGTTCGGCGACTGGCTGTGCGACATGGCCAAGCTGGACGGGCGCCTGGTCGGCATCACGCCGGCGATGCGCGAAGGCTCCGGCATGGTGCGCTTCGAGAAGGAGCACCCGGACCGCTACTACGACGTGGCGATCGCCGAGCAGCACGCGGTGACCTTCGCCGGCGGCATGGCCTGCGACGGCATCAAGCCGGTGGTGGCGATCTACTCCACCTTCCTGCAGCGCGGCTACGACCAGCTGATACACGACGTGGCGCTGCAGAACCTGCCGGTGATGTTCGCGATAGACCGCGCCGGCCTGGTCGGCGCCGACGGCCCGACCCACGCCGGCGCCTTCGACCTCAGCTATCTGCGCTGCATCCCGAACATGATGGTGGCGGCGCCGTCCGACGAGAACGAATGCCGCCAGCTGCTGTACACTGCCTTCCAGCACGACGGCCCGAGCGCGGTGCGCTATCCGCGCGGCACCGGTCCGGGCGCCCCGATCGAGCAGCAGATGACGGCCCTGCCCATCGGCAAGGGCGTGCTGCGCCGCCAGGGCGGCACAATCGCCATCCTGGCCTTCGGCAGCATGGTGCACCCGGCGCTGGCCGCCGCCGAGCGGCTGGACGCGTCGGTCGCCGACATGCGCTTCGTCAAGCCGCTGGACGTCGAGCTGCTGCGCCGGCTGGCCGAAAGCCACGAGCTGATCGTCACCGTCGAGGAGAATGTGGTGATGGGCGGCGCCGGCTCGGCCTGCGTCGAGGCGCTGCAGGCGATGCGCCTGGCGACGCCGGTGCTGCAGCTGGGCCTGCCGGACGACTACGTCGAGCACGGCGACCCGGCGCTGCTGCTGTCGCTGTGCGGCCTGGACGCCGCCGGCATAGAAAAGAGCATACGCGAGCGGCTGGCCTGA
- a CDS encoding LysR family transcriptional regulator, with the protein MTLSIDAVTAFVYAAELGSFSAAARRLGKSQPTVSEAIANLEIDLGCVLFDRGTRIPGLTPAGQLLLPQARQIIAASQDLRQQAEQLGAGVETRLTIVLSDTFQSRTLENVACLLEARYPLLELECLVGEQEDVLDLILSGRAQLGLVGALDRYPPDIRHQRQREASELALYAAHRHPLAASGRVDEALLGRHRQLRLNTYGDKTPADSGQRQWYAPSYLMLLDMARLGVGWAELPCWLVDSFGGGELKQLDVAGWPKRMPVDLVWAARRPMGAAAGWLLRQLADGIAPPAEG; encoded by the coding sequence ATGACTCTCTCCATCGACGCCGTCACCGCCTTCGTCTACGCCGCCGAGCTAGGCTCCTTTTCCGCCGCCGCGCGCCGACTGGGCAAAAGCCAGCCCACAGTCAGCGAGGCGATCGCCAATCTGGAAATCGACCTGGGCTGCGTCCTGTTCGACCGAGGCACCCGCATTCCCGGCCTGACGCCGGCCGGCCAGTTGCTGCTGCCGCAGGCGCGCCAGATCATCGCCGCCAGCCAGGATCTGCGGCAACAGGCCGAGCAGCTCGGCGCCGGCGTGGAAACCCGGCTCACCATCGTGCTGTCCGACACCTTCCAGTCCCGGACGCTGGAAAACGTGGCCTGCCTGCTGGAGGCTCGCTATCCGCTGCTGGAGCTCGAATGCCTGGTCGGCGAGCAGGAGGACGTGCTGGACCTGATCCTGTCGGGCCGCGCCCAGCTGGGACTGGTCGGCGCGCTGGACCGCTATCCGCCGGACATCCGCCACCAGCGCCAGCGCGAGGCCAGCGAGCTGGCGCTGTACGCCGCCCATCGCCATCCGCTGGCGGCGAGCGGGCGCGTCGACGAGGCGCTGCTCGGCCGGCACCGCCAATTGCGGCTGAACACCTATGGCGACAAGACGCCGGCCGACTCCGGCCAGCGGCAGTGGTATGCGCCCAGCTATCTGATGCTGCTGGACATGGCCCGGCTGGGCGTCGGCTGGGCCGAGCTGCCGTGCTGGCTGGTGGACAGCTTCGGCGGCGGGGAATTGAAACAACTGGACGTGGCCGGCTGGCCGAAGCGGATGCCGGTGGACCTGGTCTGGGCGGCGCGGCGGCCGATGGGCGCGGCGGCCGGATGGCTGCTGCGACAGCTGGCGGACGGCATCGCGCCGCCCGCCGAGGGCTAA
- a CDS encoding ABC transporter permease, with amino-acid sequence MFAYIVRRLWQMIPTMLGVMLLVFVLFNWVGGDPTYILEGKRLTPEMIANFRAQMGLDKSLPEQFFLFVKQVLSYDFGNSWATQHSVAHTLATRVGPSLMLAGGLLVLELFTALPIAVAVAYFRGGLTDRMVTLICTVAMSVSSLVYIIVGQYQLAFAWDLFPVMGWDDDSVAANLLLYLPLPLLLGLLVSLAPSVRFYRSFVVEELNHDYVRTARAKGLSEPAVLFKHVLRNALIPVVTNVTMSLPFLMLGSMLLERFFGIPGMGNELLNAVDKSDFPVIKAITITIAAAAMVFNLLADILYKWIDPRVQLK; translated from the coding sequence ATGTTTGCATATATCGTTCGCCGTCTCTGGCAAATGATCCCCACGATGCTGGGCGTCATGCTGCTGGTGTTCGTGCTGTTCAACTGGGTGGGCGGCGATCCCACCTACATTCTGGAAGGCAAGCGCCTGACGCCGGAAATGATCGCCAATTTCCGCGCGCAGATGGGGCTGGACAAGAGCCTGCCGGAGCAATTCTTCCTGTTCGTCAAACAGGTGCTCAGCTATGACTTCGGCAACTCCTGGGCGACCCAGCACTCGGTGGCCCACACGCTGGCCACCCGCGTCGGCCCGTCGCTGATGCTGGCCGGCGGCCTGCTGGTGCTGGAGCTGTTCACCGCGCTGCCGATCGCCGTCGCCGTCGCCTATTTCCGCGGCGGCCTGACCGACCGCATGGTGACGCTGATCTGCACGGTGGCGATGTCGGTCAGCTCGCTGGTCTACATCATCGTCGGCCAGTACCAGCTGGCCTTCGCCTGGGACCTGTTCCCGGTGATGGGCTGGGACGACGACAGCGTCGCCGCCAATCTGCTGCTCTATCTGCCGCTGCCGCTGCTGCTGGGCCTGTTGGTGTCGCTGGCGCCCAGCGTGCGCTTCTACCGCAGCTTCGTCGTCGAGGAGCTGAACCACGACTATGTCCGCACCGCGCGCGCCAAGGGCCTGTCGGAGCCTGCCGTGCTGTTCAAGCACGTGCTGCGCAACGCGCTGATCCCGGTGGTGACCAATGTCACGATGTCGTTGCCCTTCCTGATGCTGGGCTCGATGCTGCTGGAGCGCTTCTTCGGCATTCCCGGCATGGGCAACGAGTTGCTGAACGCGGTGGACAAGAGCGATTTCCCGGTCATCAAGGCCATCACCATCACCATCGCCGCCGCGGCCATGGTGTTCAATCTGCTGGCCGACATCCTGTACAAGTGGATCGACCCGCGCGTGCAATTGAAGTGA
- a CDS encoding ABC transporter substrate-binding protein: MKHLKWLPVLALGASLAPPALAADPAKVLRVAFSAPETGFDMVKVHDVYSMAVGENIFDGLLTYDYLARPLKVVPNTASAMPEVSADGKVFTFKIKPGIYFADDPVFKGKRRELTAADYAYTFKRFADPKNNAPNGASYTDFIAGLDEAAKKAGKTGKFDYDTPIPGLQVLDRYTLRIVLKKPNFGFLYTVAAKDAGAVAREAIDGYSQDTLSHPVGTGPFMLKEWKPGSRIVLVANPGFRKTVFDGLPGSEPGDAEIYQALKGKSLPQVGRVEIRIIEEDQPRWLSFMNKQLDWIVVPKSAMKSALNINPDNPYDTTLRPALAKRHIRLSHTLGLDSTYAYFNLKDSVVGGYGKDRVALRRAIALAYPLKKEVIPLLYGNQAIPMQGLVPLGMVGFDPHFQGQVGYDPATANALLDEFGYKIGADGYRTRPDGAPLVIEQATQSSASDKQFNEIWQKAFDSIKIRVRFKTAKWNENLKAAYSNKLQMWSLGGSASTPDGDDFVTVFSSRSIGQGNLAGYQVAAFDKLYDASQVLPDGPERQELYRKMNRLVAAQQPYILGVTRFYNELTQGYVSGFKRHPISAQAGFWRYVDVAPH; encoded by the coding sequence ATGAAGCACCTGAAATGGTTGCCTGTGCTGGCATTGGGCGCCTCGCTCGCGCCGCCGGCGCTGGCGGCGGACCCGGCCAAGGTGTTGAGGGTGGCGTTCAGCGCCCCGGAAACCGGCTTTGACATGGTCAAAGTGCACGATGTCTATTCGATGGCAGTCGGAGAGAACATATTCGACGGCCTGCTGACCTACGACTACCTGGCCCGGCCGTTGAAAGTGGTGCCCAACACCGCCAGCGCGATGCCGGAGGTGTCGGCGGACGGCAAGGTATTCACGTTCAAGATCAAGCCCGGCATCTATTTCGCCGACGATCCGGTGTTCAAGGGCAAGCGGCGGGAGTTGACCGCCGCCGACTACGCCTACACCTTCAAGCGCTTCGCCGATCCGAAGAACAACGCCCCGAACGGCGCGTCCTATACCGACTTCATCGCCGGCCTGGACGAGGCGGCCAAGAAGGCGGGCAAGACCGGCAAATTCGATTACGACACGCCGATTCCCGGCCTGCAGGTGCTGGACCGCTATACGTTGCGCATCGTGCTGAAGAAGCCCAATTTCGGCTTCCTGTACACCGTCGCGGCCAAGGACGCCGGCGCGGTCGCGCGCGAGGCGATAGACGGCTACAGCCAGGACACGCTGTCCCATCCGGTCGGCACCGGCCCCTTCATGCTGAAGGAGTGGAAGCCGGGCAGCCGCATCGTGCTGGTGGCCAATCCGGGCTTCCGCAAGACCGTTTTCGACGGCCTGCCGGGCAGCGAGCCGGGCGACGCCGAAATCTATCAGGCGCTGAAGGGCAAGTCGCTGCCCCAGGTCGGGCGCGTCGAGATCCGCATCATCGAGGAAGACCAGCCGCGCTGGCTGTCCTTCATGAACAAGCAGCTGGACTGGATCGTCGTGCCGAAGTCGGCGATGAAGTCGGCGCTGAACATCAATCCCGACAATCCGTACGACACCACGCTGCGTCCGGCGCTGGCCAAGCGCCATATCCGCCTGAGCCACACCCTCGGCCTGGACAGCACCTATGCCTACTTCAATCTGAAGGATTCCGTCGTCGGCGGCTACGGCAAGGACAGGGTGGCCTTGCGCCGCGCCATCGCGCTGGCCTATCCGCTGAAGAAGGAAGTGATCCCGCTGCTGTACGGCAATCAGGCGATTCCGATGCAGGGCCTGGTGCCGCTGGGCATGGTGGGCTTCGACCCGCACTTCCAGGGACAGGTCGGCTACGATCCGGCCACCGCCAACGCGCTGCTGGACGAGTTCGGCTACAAGATCGGCGCCGACGGCTACCGCACGCGTCCCGACGGCGCGCCGCTGGTGATCGAGCAGGCCACCCAGTCCTCGGCCTCCGACAAGCAGTTCAACGAGATCTGGCAGAAGGCTTTCGACAGCATCAAGATCCGCGTGCGCTTCAAGACCGCCAAGTGGAACGAGAACCTGAAGGCCGCGTATTCCAACAAGCTGCAGATGTGGAGCCTGGGCGGTTCCGCGTCGACGCCGGACGGCGACGACTTCGTGACCGTTTTCTCCTCGCGATCGATAGGCCAGGGCAATCTGGCCGGTTACCAGGTGGCCGCTTTCGACAAGCTGTACGACGCCTCGCAAGTCCTGCCGGACGGGCCGGAACGCCAGGAGCTGTACCGCAAGATGAACCGGCTTGTCGCCGCGCAGCAGCCTTACATACTGGGCGTCACCCGTTTCTACAACGAATTGACCCAGGGTTATGTCAGCGGCTTCAAACGCCATCCGATTTCCGCCCAGGCCGGCTTCTGGCGCTATGTGGACGTCGCGCCGCATTGA
- a CDS encoding SDR family NAD(P)-dependent oxidoreductase: MTVPVRSILITGCSSGIGYHTARWFKDRGWSVFASCRKPEDVDRLRAEGFVCLPLDVDDPASIHSALDQVLAQTGGRLDALFNNAGFGQPGAVEDISRQAMREQFETNLFGPWELTCAVMKVMRAQGHGRIVFNSSILGFAAMRWRGAYNASKFAMEGLCDTLRHELHGSDIHVSLVEPGPIESRFRPNALARFLRHVDIDGSVHRDIYQTQLERLKKEGHAAPFTLPATAVAEAVWRAATGARPRARYRVTFPTKLYWMLRRVLPQRWYDGACRGAT, encoded by the coding sequence ATGACCGTTCCCGTCCGTTCCATCCTGATCACCGGCTGCTCCAGCGGCATCGGCTACCACACCGCCAGATGGTTCAAGGACCGTGGCTGGAGCGTGTTCGCCAGCTGCCGCAAACCGGAGGACGTGGACAGGCTGCGGGCCGAGGGTTTCGTCTGCCTGCCGCTGGACGTCGACGATCCGGCGTCGATTCACTCGGCGCTGGACCAGGTGCTGGCGCAGACCGGCGGCCGGCTGGACGCGCTGTTCAACAACGCCGGCTTCGGCCAGCCCGGCGCGGTGGAGGACATTTCGCGCCAGGCGATGCGCGAGCAGTTCGAGACCAATCTGTTCGGGCCATGGGAGTTGACCTGCGCGGTGATGAAGGTGATGCGCGCCCAGGGCCATGGCCGCATCGTGTTCAACAGCTCGATACTGGGCTTCGCCGCGATGCGCTGGCGCGGCGCCTACAACGCCAGCAAGTTCGCGATGGAAGGGCTGTGCGATACCTTGCGCCACGAGCTCCACGGCAGCGACATCCACGTGTCGCTGGTGGAGCCGGGGCCGATAGAAAGCCGCTTCCGTCCGAACGCGCTGGCGCGCTTTCTGCGCCATGTCGACATCGACGGCAGCGTGCACCGCGACATTTACCAGACGCAGCTGGAGCGGCTGAAAAAAGAAGGCCACGCGGCGCCGTTCACGCTGCCCGCCACGGCGGTGGCGGAGGCGGTGTGGCGGGCGGCGACCGGCGCGCGTCCGCGCGCCCGCTACCGTGTCACTTTCCCGACCAAGCTGTACTGGATGCTGCGCCGCGTGCTGCCGCAACGCTGGTACGACGGCGCTTGCCGCGGCGCAACATGA